The genomic segment ACAAATTCCCCCCGGAGCGATGGTCGGGTTTGGAGAGGGACTGTTTCGGGCCGCGGCGCGACCGCCGCGGCAAAAGACAGTCAGTGGACAGACCGACCAAGGTCCGAAAATCGACGGTTCCGGGATTTCAGACGAGGCGTTTCGAGCCGATGTTGAATGCTTCGGCAACTGTATCCGACTTTTGTAGCTGCTAGAAGCGGAACTGGTCAACGCAGGAATCGAGCCAAACTCAAAACGCCGCAAATTCCGCCCAAAAGGTCAACGCCGCACTATTTTACGCAGAGTGATTGCTGCGGAAATGTGCAATATGTGTTAAATTTGTGGGCAGAGGCGGGGGCTGCATGGTTTGGGACACTGACTCGCACCCGTCACTTCCATTATACCGCCTTCATTCTGCCGCGCGGCCTGGCAAGTCGCGGTTTCCAAAGGCCGCTGATAACAAATAGAAACCGATCGCAACACACAAGAGCAATTGGAAGCCCAGGATAACAGACGTGTTTTCGGCCAGTCCCCCAACCAGAGCCCCAGCGACGTTTGCCCCGAACACGCGGTCGGGTTGACTCGTGCGTTTGAAACTCGTGGCGAAGATCACTCCGGCGAACGCGACCGGCGTGAACACGAGTAGACACGCCCCGAGGATTTGGACCGCGGCACCCGTGCCGAGGAACGCACTCGGCGAGACGACCAGACCGACCGCGAGCGCCGCCATCAGCCCGGCGTAGTACGGCTCCAAGCGCTTCGGGTTCATTTTCCCCGCCCACAGGTTGCCGGCGAGGCTCATCACCAGGATCGCGGCGAACACCGCTGTGTTAACCATCCACGTCCCGCCGAACAAGAGCGCCATTTCCACAACGGCCTTCGTCTCGACGAGCATAAACCCGGCGCCGAGGAAGAACGCGCGGAGCATGGAACCGTAATCCGGGCGCACCCCCGCTTCGGCCGCGAGTGCCTTGGGGCCGCCGCACAGCGCCCACAGGCCCACGGACAGGAACACCATGAGCCCGATGCCGCGCCAGGTCTCGCCGGGAATGCGCGGCTCACGGGAGTAGAGAAACGGCCAGTTGTCGTCGGCCGGTTTTAGCACGCCCTTGCTCTCTTGCACCTGCGTCGGGAAAAGTGGCACCCACGACGGCTCCACCGGGGACCATTCGGATTCCCCGGTCGCGGAGTCGATGACCGGCTCGCGGGTCTCGTTGCCGTCCGGATCGGTCTTGTAGCGGATCCGCCGCAGTTGGCTCTGAACCGGCGACGGCGGCGGCCGTTCGGCCGGCGGGGCGGTGCCGAAGGCGGCTTTCGTGTCGGCGGTCACACCGGTGTACCACGGGTACCAGTAGCGGACCGGCTTGCCGTTTTGCGGCTCGAACGCTCGCCGCAGCGGCTCGACCACCGCGGCGCTTCCGGCGAAGAACCCGGTGCTGACGTCCGGTTGAAAGTCCTTGAATACGATCGTTTCAAACGACGGGGTGGTGATGACCACCGGGTCCACGCCGTCGAACGCGGTGCGCAACTGGTCGCGGATGCGGGCGGCGATCCACCCCTGGCGGAAGAAGTTGTAGACCGCGTACAGGCCCGTGGGCTTCAGCACGCGCTTCACGTCCCGGAAGCACTCCAGCGTGAACAGGTAACTTTCCAGGCGGAGGTTGGAGTAGCCGGACTGGAGGACGAGCGAGTCGATGAGGGCGAACACGACGAGGTCGTACGTGTTCGGTTCCGCGTTCCGGAGGAAGTTGCGGCCGTCGTTGATCGTGACCTTCACCCGCGGGTCCTTGAACGGCTGGTCCGGGTGGTGCTGCTGGCCCAGCTCCTGAATGACGGGGTCGATTTCGACGGCGTCGATCTCGAGCGCGGCGTCGTCCGTTTTGAGGAACCGGAGCGCCCGGGCCACGTCGTTACCGTTGCCGGCGCCGATGACGAGCACCTTCCGGAACGCGGGCCAGGCCGGTGTGCCGTCCGGCTTCTTCAGGTCGCGCTGGAGCAGGTACGGCAGGGCGTATGGCACGTGCGCCTGCGGCGGGTTCGCCTGGGCCTCCATCACCTGTTGGCTGATGAGGTTGGTGGTGATGGACCGCTGCTTGGCGCCGTAGTCGATGCGGTAGTACTCACTCCAGATCGTCGCCCAGCCGCCCACGTTGACGAACCCGGAGGTTGCGGCCGTGAGGCCGACCGCGACGAGCAGAATCAGGAGCGGCACGCGGGGCGAGCGGGCGGGCCCGGGGGCCGGCGCGGCGTGCGGGGCGGCGGCCGTTGTCGCCCCGGTGACCGCCGGCGGCAGCGCGTCGCGTACCTCGGGTCCGGCGTCCGGGTTTTTCCGCACGATTAGGTACGTGATGACCAGGCCGCACAGCACGAACCACGCGAGCGGCGGCAACCGGAGGGCGGAGCCGGCGGCGAACATGCCGATGCCCGCGAGGCTCCCGAGCAGATTGGCTGAGTACGCGGTGGTGCGGTCGGCGACGCGGTTGAACGCCCGGCCCATTTCTTGGCCGGGGCCGAGCATGGTGCCGGCAATGATGACGAAGAACGCGGCCCCGACCAGTTCCATCGGAACGGCGAACGGCAGCGGGTTCTCGAGTATGACGGCGGTTTCGGTGCCGAAATAGACCACGTCCGGTTTGGCCTGGTTGCCGACCGCGAACACCGCCCGGAGGGTGTCGGAGAACTGGTTAATAAGGAGCCCGCTGCCGATCCCGACGACGAGCCAGTACGGGGTGTGGCGGAGCAGGTTTGTTTGGCGGCGGGCGACGAGGCACCCGACCGACATCCCGACGAAACACGCGAGCAGCACGAGGTTGACGAAGAACGTCAGGAACAGCACGTGCGCCGGGAACCAGCGGATGCAGGCGAGTTCGAGAAACAGCACCAGCCAACTGATGAGGAAGAGGTCGAAGGCCCGGCGGTCGCGCATGGGAGCAGGCTCGATGGAAGCGTCGGGCACGGGTCCGGTGCCGTATCGGAACGGTTTACGAACCGCGCTCGCGCCCGGACACCCTGAGACCCGTCCGCCGAAACGGGTGTGTCGGTAGCCACTTTCCGGACTCGCCAAAAGCCATCGGGTACGAAGAAACCCCTCCTGATGAGTACCGATCGGGAGCCGAGCCAATGGCCCCGTTCGGATCTGTGCTCGCGGCCAACATCGGCAGTGTGGCTCGTCCGCCGCTCAGGAATCTCGCCCGTGTGGACGCGAGGGACCTTGTCCCGCTCGCACGCCGTCGGGGCCATTCGGTTACGCTGCCACGCTTTTGATTTCATTGAAAGGGAAAAGGACACGCTGAAGCCGCTCGACGAGTGGCGGGTGTTCCCCTTTGGGATTCGATCCGGTCCCGTTCGCCATCGGCTTGGTGAAGACCTCCCGGAGGGCCGCGATTCGGGTGTCATTCGCTGGTTCGATGATTGCGGGTGCGAGCTGATCGAACAGAACGAGGAGTTTTTGCGCTTCAGCTTCTTCACCCATGTCGCGCCGGAGCGCTCCACTCAGAGTGACCGCCGCAAGTCGCACGTTCGCGCTCGCGCTTTCGTCGGTCAAGATGCCGCGTAGGATTTCGATCGACGCGTTTCGGTCCGGCGTGTGCCCCCCCGACTCGGAAGCGAGCGCCTGAGCAAGCATGACGCGGATGCTCGTTTCGAGCGGGTGTTTGGCCAAAAAATCGTGTGCGAGGTTCGCAGCCTGTTCGGATCGCCCACCGGCAATGAGCTGGTACCCGTAGCGGCCAACGTACTCGGGGTCGTCCGGTGCGAACTCGGCCGCCCATCGCAAGTGTTCTGCGGCGAGTGGGGCCTCGCCGAGGTCTCGGGCTTGTTGGTAAATGGTGAAATGAAGCGGAGCGAATCCGGGAAACTCGCGAACGTGCTTTCGGACGAATTTTAACCGCTCGTGACTCGCCGCTTGGGCCTGGCCGAAGAGATGAGCGTATTCGGCATGGAAGTCGGTCAGCCGCTGATAGAGCGTTTTGATCTGCTCTTCCCGCTCCTTTATCGCGGCGTGAATGTCGCGACGTTCGGGCGGGATCTTGCCCTCTTGATCGAGCTTCCGGACGCGGTCGAAGGTCGCACGCATTCGGTCCAGATCCGTCGCCAAATAGAAGCACGCAGATGCGGAAAGCCAATCTTCAGCCGCCCAGACGAACTCTTGGGCATCGAACATCATTTGGCCCATACGGACGCGTGTGATTCCTGCTTGCAGCATGTGCCAAGCGGCTTTTGGGTAACGACCGAGCCCGCGATCGGCATCGTGGTCGATCATGTCGTTCGACGAGTCCAGTGCCAGCTTTCGGTACTCGGCGTTCGTTGCGGCGTTCACGAGTGCACCCCCTCCGTCCGGTTTCGGGGATTCTGGCGAATGACCGTGACGCTCACCTACCGCTTTCGCAGAGTCGGGTTCAAATCGCTCTGATCCTTCTTCTCGTCGAACAATCCCGGCAACCCGCCCTCCCACCGGCCCGCGATCTCGATCATTTCGTCATTCGTATCGTTCAAGTAGTAGTCGTGTCGGGTGCCGGTATCGGATCGCTGAGTGAACCGGGTCCCGGGTTCGATGTGCGTCATCACCGCGACCGCCACAAGGATCGATGCTTCCATAACTTGAGTTGCCCGATCGTCGTCGCGGGTGCGCAGAATTTCCAGATCCTCGTCGATCTCGGCGTAGTGCTGACGGAGCGTCGCCACGTTCCACATGAGGGTCAAAGTCGTCGAGTGGGTTGTGTCGCTACTCGATGCTTTCCATTCGATCGCGATCTCGCACTGGCCCACATCGTTGTTGTCACCGAATACCACAATCGCCGAGGGGATGAACCTGCGGAACTTCTGTGGGTGCCCGAACAGCCAGACGAGGTCATAGTTCATCGCGGGCGATCCCGGCGGCGCTCGGTTCCGCGGCCATTCTATCGCGCCTGTGCGCCCGTTCTGGGTGCTTTTCTTCACACGGCGCCTTATAACGATGCGCCACCGGCCGACGACTCGCGCGCCGGTCACAACTCCGCGCAGAGGCGCACCATGCGTTCCCGTTTTTCCGTCCTGGCGGTCGCCACCGCCGTGCTGGGCCTCATCATGACCCCCGATACGATTGAGGCCGACGAGGGCATGTGGTTGTTCAACAACCCGCCCCGCGCGCAGCTCAAGAAGTACGGCTTCGACCCCACCGACAAGTGGCTCGATCACGTCCGCCTCTCCAGCGTCCGGTTCAACTCCGGCGGGTCCGGCAGCTTCGTCTCGCCGGACGGGCTCGTGATGACCAACCACCACGTCGCCGCCGGCGACCTGGACAAGGTCTCGACCCCCGAAAAGAACTACCTCCGCGACGGGTTCTACGCCAAGACCCCGGACCAGGAGATCAAGTGCAAGGGGCTCGAGCTGAACGTCCTCATCGGCATCAAGGACGTGACCGCCGACGTGGAGAAGGCGGTCCCCGCCGACGCGGCCGGCGCCGAAGCGTTCAAGCTCCGCACGGCGAAGATCGCCGAGATCGAGAAGGGCGCCGCCGACCCGGCCAAGAAGATCCGCGCCGACGTGGTCACCCTCTACGCCGGCGGCATGTACCACCTGTACACGTTCAAGAAGTACGAGGACATCCGCATCGTCTTCGCCCCGGAGAAACAGGTCGCGTTCTTCGGCGGCGACCCGGACAACTTCGAGTACCCGCGGTACGACCTCGACGTCGCGTTCTTCCGCGTCTACGAGGACGGCAAGCCGATCAAGTGCGAGCACTACCTGAAGTGGAGCCCCGCGGGGGCCAAGGAGGACGAACTCGTGTTCGTCTCCGGGCACCCCGGGCGCACCAACCGGGCGAACACGGTGGACGAGCTGAAGTACCTGCGCGACACCGGCTACCCGTACCTGCTCAACCGCCTGAACCGGCTCGAGGTGCTCCTCGGGTCGTGGGGCGCGCGGAGCGAGACGAACATGCAGCGGGCGGAGGAGGAGCTGTTCGGCATCCAGAACAGCCGCAAGGCCCGCATCGGCGGGCTCGCGGGGCTGATGGACCCGAAGCTCATGGGCCGCAAGGTCCGGGACGAGGAGCGGCTGAAGGAGTTCATTTCCGCCGGGGGCTCGGACGCCGCCCTCGCCGCCGCGGGGAAGGCGTTCGCCGCGATCGCGCAGGCCGAGAAGGTGCGGGCGGACCTCATCAAGGACATGACCGTGCTGGAGAACGGCGGCGGGTTCAACTCGCACTCGTTCTCGATCGCCCGCACGCTGCTCCGCGCCGCGGAGGAGCTCCACAAGCCGGGCGGCGCGCGGCTCCGCGAGTTCGCCGACGCCCGCCTGCCGTCGCTCAAGTTCCAACTGTTCTCGGACGAGCCGATCTACGAGGACCTCGAAACTCTCAAGCTGGCCGACGGCCTCCAGTTCCTCGCGGTCACGCTGGGGCCGGATTCGGACCTCGTGAAGAAGGTGCTCGCGGGCAAGTCGCCCCGCGAGCGGGCCTACGAGCTGATCAGCGGGACCAAGGTCCGCGACCCGAAGGTGCGCGAGCACGTCTGGA from the Frigoriglobus tundricola genome contains:
- a CDS encoding spermidine synthase, with product MRDRRAFDLFLISWLVLFLELACIRWFPAHVLFLTFFVNLVLLACFVGMSVGCLVARRQTNLLRHTPYWLVVGIGSGLLINQFSDTLRAVFAVGNQAKPDVVYFGTETAVILENPLPFAVPMELVGAAFFVIIAGTMLGPGQEMGRAFNRVADRTTAYSANLLGSLAGIGMFAAGSALRLPPLAWFVLCGLVITYLIVRKNPDAGPEVRDALPPAVTGATTAAAPHAAPAPGPARSPRVPLLILLVAVGLTAATSGFVNVGGWATIWSEYYRIDYGAKQRSITTNLISQQVMEAQANPPQAHVPYALPYLLQRDLKKPDGTPAWPAFRKVLVIGAGNGNDVARALRFLKTDDAALEIDAVEIDPVIQELGQQHHPDQPFKDPRVKVTINDGRNFLRNAEPNTYDLVVFALIDSLVLQSGYSNLRLESYLFTLECFRDVKRVLKPTGLYAVYNFFRQGWIAARIRDQLRTAFDGVDPVVITTPSFETIVFKDFQPDVSTGFFAGSAAVVEPLRRAFEPQNGKPVRYWYPWYTGVTADTKAAFGTAPPAERPPPSPVQSQLRRIRYKTDPDGNETREPVIDSATGESEWSPVEPSWVPLFPTQVQESKGVLKPADDNWPFLYSREPRIPGETWRGIGLMVFLSVGLWALCGGPKALAAEAGVRPDYGSMLRAFFLGAGFMLVETKAVVEMALLFGGTWMVNTAVFAAILVMSLAGNLWAGKMNPKRLEPYYAGLMAALAVGLVVSPSAFLGTGAAVQILGACLLVFTPVAFAGVIFATSFKRTSQPDRVFGANVAGALVGGLAENTSVILGFQLLLCVAIGFYLLSAAFGNRDLPGRAAE
- a CDS encoding tetratricopeptide repeat protein; translation: MNAATNAEYRKLALDSSNDMIDHDADRGLGRYPKAAWHMLQAGITRVRMGQMMFDAQEFVWAAEDWLSASACFYLATDLDRMRATFDRVRKLDQEGKIPPERRDIHAAIKEREEQIKTLYQRLTDFHAEYAHLFGQAQAASHERLKFVRKHVREFPGFAPLHFTIYQQARDLGEAPLAAEHLRWAAEFAPDDPEYVGRYGYQLIAGGRSEQAANLAHDFLAKHPLETSIRVMLAQALASESGGHTPDRNASIEILRGILTDESASANVRLAAVTLSGALRRDMGEEAEAQKLLVLFDQLAPAIIEPANDTRIAALREVFTKPMANGTGSNPKGEHPPLVERLQRVLFPFNEIKSVAA
- a CDS encoding S46 family peptidase, coding for MRSRFSVLAVATAVLGLIMTPDTIEADEGMWLFNNPPRAQLKKYGFDPTDKWLDHVRLSSVRFNSGGSGSFVSPDGLVMTNHHVAAGDLDKVSTPEKNYLRDGFYAKTPDQEIKCKGLELNVLIGIKDVTADVEKAVPADAAGAEAFKLRTAKIAEIEKGAADPAKKIRADVVTLYAGGMYHLYTFKKYEDIRIVFAPEKQVAFFGGDPDNFEYPRYDLDVAFFRVYEDGKPIKCEHYLKWSPAGAKEDELVFVSGHPGRTNRANTVDELKYLRDTGYPYLLNRLNRLEVLLGSWGARSETNMQRAEEELFGIQNSRKARIGGLAGLMDPKLMGRKVRDEERLKEFISAGGSDAALAAAGKAFAAIAQAEKVRADLIKDMTVLENGGGFNSHSFSIARTLLRAAEELHKPGGARLREFADARLPSLKFQLFSDEPIYEDLETLKLADGLQFLAVTLGPDSDLVKKVLAGKSPRERAYELISGTKVRDPKVREHVWKAIEAAAKEGKPFEIAALNDPMIEVAALVDPASRALRKRFENEVDEPKRQAYSALAKAKFAMDGDKVYPDATFTLRLAFGPIKGYKEDGKDVPAFTTIEGLYKRSADQGNKGPFELPKRWVERKDKIDLKTPFNFVCTADIIGGNSGSPVVNKDAEVVGLIFDGNIQSLVLDFIYDQDTARAVSVDSRAIVEALRKVYDAPALADELTGQK